From a single Dendropsophus ebraccatus isolate aDenEbr1 chromosome 8, aDenEbr1.pat, whole genome shotgun sequence genomic region:
- the LOC138798734 gene encoding protein kinase C theta type-like, which translates to MASTGHGEEKKKEDGKRKREEKEESGAGLDKIQKRRRGLEDEETSSPYPRLPISRFTIHQGLGRGNFGKVVLASVPGRNIYMAIKIIKKKEDNDEVIVRERRILQASRDCPFICHLYAAHESLERAYIITEYLSGGSLEGLIRMCGYLNIGNVRFYTAEVVSALQFLHRKNIVHRDLKPENIMVDADGHIRIIDLGLAEDGVTASRNIDGMAGTFHYMAPEVLLRRGYSAAVDWWSLGIVLSRMATGRHPFYNGPVMQQAFKAMTTENPKFPSWIDADGKHLIKKLLRKNPEERLGVCGNIRQHPFFNTIGWKELEERRVTPPWKPMETGLQSQHLQWPEDTDTLHPRDDFNYMSPSWTRWMRRSRL; encoded by the exons ATGGCGTCCACTGGACACGGcgaggagaagaagaaagaagacgggaagaggaagagagaggagaaagaggagagcgGCGCTGGATTGGACAAgatccagaagaggaggagaggattgGAGGATGAGGAGACATCCAGCCCCTACCCCAGGCTTCCCATCAGCCGCTTCACCATCCACCAGGGCTTGGGTAGGGGCAACTTTGGAAAG GTGGTCCTGGCATCAGTCCCCGGCCGAAACATCTACATGGCCATCAAAATCATCAAGAAGAAGGAGGACAACGACGAAGTTATCGTGAGAGAGCGGCGGATACTCCAGGCGTCCAGAGACTGCCCGTTCATATGCCACCTCTATGCCGCACACGAGTCTCTGGAACGCGCTTACATCATCACGGAGTATCTGTCCGGTGGCAGCCTGGAGGGATTGATCAGGATGTGCGGCTACCTGAACATCGGCAACGTAAG aTTCTACACAGCAGAGGTGGTAAGTGCTCTCCAGTTCCTCCACAGGAAGAACATCGTCCATCG AGACCTGAAGCCGGAGAACATCATGGTGGATGCTGATGGCCACATCCGTATCATCGATCTGGGATTGGCCGAAGATGGGGTGACCGCCTCCAGGAACATCGATGGAATGGCGGGAACCTTCCACTACATGGCCCCCGAGGTGCTTCTCAGGAGAGGATACAGCGCAGCAGTGGACTGGTGGAGCCTGGGGATTGTGCTGTCCAGGATGGCCACAGGACGCCACCCATTCTACAACGGCCCCGTCATGCAACAGGCTTTCAAGGCCATGACCACTGAGAACCCCAAGTTTCCATCTTGGATCGACGCTGACGGAAAACATCTCATCAAGAAGCTGCTGCGCAAGAATCCTGAGGAGCGCCTGGGTGTGTGCGGGAACATCAGGCAGCATCCATTCTTCAACACCATCGGCTGGAAGGAactggaggagaggagagtaACACCACCATGGAAGCCAATGGAGACAGGTCTGCAAAGTCAACATCTGCAGTGGCCGGAGGACACAGACACCCTTCACCCCCGGGACGACTTCAATTACATGTCACCAAGTTGGACCCG ATGGATGAGAAGATCTAGACTGTGA